A genome region from Eurosta solidaginis isolate ZX-2024a chromosome 2, ASM4086904v1, whole genome shotgun sequence includes the following:
- the snRNP-U1-70K gene encoding U1 small nuclear ribonucleoprotein 70 kDa, producing MTQYLPPNLLALFAARDPIPFMPPPDKLPHEKKSRGYLGIGAFIGEFEDPKDTPPAKRVETRQERLERRRREKAEQVAYKLEREIALWDPQEIKNATEDPFRTLFVARVNYDTSESKLRREFEIYGPIKKIVIITDQETGKPKGYAFIEYEHERDMHAAYKHADGKKIDGKRVLVDVERARTVKGWLPRRLGGGLGGTRRGGNDVNIKHSGREDNERERERYRLEREREDREGSRLGERNRFSTGDAIRRRSRSRDRMRDRERERTRRSRSKSRERRRRRGDSRERDYNDVEKRDRRDKDRERERERERDRDKKKRRSKSRERESSRERRDKKRDRDRRDKERDRGDRDVKERKPDFRDIEIKIKEEPIDDGYPSYPMNSYQSSGIKQENDDDEIKFRPPNDMFNVPPPPIPARSENGQNQNDGQQSWWR from the coding sequence ATGACACAATATCTACCGCCAAACTTGTTGGCACTTTTTGCCGCACGCGATCCAATACCTTTTATGCCGCCACCGGATAAATTGCCACATGAAAAGAAATCTCGTGGTTATCTTGGTATTGGTGCATTCATTGGTGAGTTTGAAGATCCAAAAGACACCCCGCCTGCAAAACGTGTAGAAACACGTCAAGAACGTTTAGAACGCCGGCGTCGTGAAAAAGCTGAACAAGTTGCTTACAAACTGGAGCGTGAAATTGCTTTATGGGATCCGcaagaaataaaaaatgccaCAGAGGATCCTTTTCGCACCTTGTTCGTCGCACGTGTCAACTATGATACATCAGAATCGAAGTTAAGGCGTGAATTTGAGATTTATGGACCTATAAAGAAAATAGTCATAATAACAGATCAGGAAACGGGTAAGCCAAAAGGTTATGCATTCATTGAATACGAACACGAAAGGGATATGCATGCTGCGTATAAACATGCAGATGGTAAGAAAATCGATGGTAAACGTGTGTTGGTTGATGTTGAACGTGCACGAACAGTCAAAGGATGGCTGCCACGACGTTTAGGTGGCGGTTTGGGTGGAACACGCAGAGGTGGTAATGATGTCAATATTAAACACTCCGGTAGAGAAGACAATGAAAGGGAACGTGAACGCTATCGGCTGGAACGGGAGCGTGAGGATCGCGAAGGGTCCCGCCTTGGTGAACGCAATCGTTTCTCAACTGGTGATGCTATACGTAGAAGATCGCGTTCACGCGATCGTATGCGTGATCGCGAAAGGGAACGTACAAGGCGTTCACGTAGCAAATCCCGCGAGCGTAGAAGGAGACGAGGTGATAGTCGGGAACGTGACTATAACGATGTCGAAAAACGTGATAGACGTGATAAAGATCGTGAAAGGGAACGAGAACGCGAACGTGACAGGGACAAGAAAAAGAGGCGTTCTAAGTCTAGAGAACGAGAGTCATCAAGAGAGAGGCGGGATAAGAAACGCGATCGTGATCGTCGTGACAAGGAACGTGATCGTGGCGATCGTGATGTTAAGGAACGTAAACCTGACTTCAGAGATATTGAAATAAAGATCAAAGAAGAACCAATTGACGACGGTTATCCTTCATATCCTATGAATTCCTATCAATCATCCGGAATTAAACAAGAAAATGACGACGATGAAATAAAATTCCGACCACCAAACGACATGTTCAACGTACCACCACCTCCCATACCTGCACGTAGTGAGAATGGTCAGAATCAAAATGATGGACAGCAGTCATGGTGGCGTTGA